A stretch of the Deltaproteobacteria bacterium genome encodes the following:
- the lpdA gene encoding dihydrolipoyl dehydrogenase, with protein MTMTSTTEHLESHTVVLGGGPGGYVAALALAKYGKKVVLVERDHLGGTCLNWGCIPTKCLAHSAEVYSQMKDCAALGLRAENLSFSLPDIVARKNAVVDRLRKGVAFLLRKAGVTVVQGQGRLEAPGRVFVDDDRIVVTAENVILATGSQTWTPDLPGADLPGVMTSRHMLDLETLPGSLTILGGGVIGMEFAFILAALGTRVTVIEFLPSILSGIDRDAVREIEKSAKKAGISILTSSRGLRIESVGQDLRLIFSRQDQEETVDAERILVAVGRRPSMDGIDAEALGLEMDPATRGVRVDERMKTNVPGVYAIGDLTNIVQLAHVASRQGEIAAASIAGSDEVMDYTAVPSCIFTMPEVAAVGLTEDQARDRGLEVNVGKTPFLANGRALTMNETAGFAKVVAEAGSGRILGATIVGPRATDLVAEPALALANGLKTADILRTIHAHPTLAEAVHEAVSASMKR; from the coding sequence ATGACGATGACATCGACAACCGAGCATCTTGAGAGCCACACCGTCGTTCTCGGCGGAGGCCCCGGTGGCTACGTTGCAGCTCTGGCCCTGGCCAAGTACGGCAAAAAAGTCGTGCTTGTGGAACGGGACCATCTCGGGGGCACCTGTCTGAACTGGGGCTGCATCCCGACCAAGTGTCTGGCCCACAGCGCCGAGGTGTACAGCCAGATGAAGGACTGCGCGGCTTTGGGCCTGCGGGCCGAGAACCTGTCCTTTTCCCTGCCGGACATCGTGGCCCGCAAGAACGCGGTTGTGGACCGGTTGCGCAAGGGTGTGGCCTTTCTGCTCCGTAAGGCCGGGGTGACCGTGGTTCAGGGCCAGGGCCGCCTGGAGGCCCCGGGCCGGGTCTTCGTGGATGACGACCGGATCGTCGTGACGGCCGAAAACGTAATTCTGGCCACCGGATCCCAGACTTGGACCCCGGACCTTCCCGGTGCGGACCTTCCCGGAGTCATGACCAGCCGACACATGCTGGACCTTGAGACTCTGCCGGGTTCCCTGACCATCCTCGGCGGCGGGGTCATCGGCATGGAATTCGCCTTCATCCTGGCCGCCCTGGGAACCCGGGTCACGGTGATCGAATTCCTACCCTCCATCCTCTCCGGGATCGACCGGGACGCCGTCCGAGAAATCGAGAAAAGCGCCAAAAAGGCCGGCATCAGCATCCTGACTTCGTCCCGGGGCTTGAGGATCGAATCCGTCGGACAGGACCTCCGCCTGATCTTTTCCCGTCAGGATCAGGAAGAGACCGTTGACGCCGAGCGTATTCTGGTGGCCGTGGGCCGCAGGCCCAGCATGGACGGCATCGACGCCGAGGCTCTGGGTCTGGAAATGGATCCGGCCACCAGGGGCGTGCGCGTCGATGAGCGGATGAAGACCAATGTCCCGGGCGTCTACGCCATCGGAGACCTGACCAACATCGTCCAGTTGGCCCACGTGGCCTCCCGGCAGGGAGAGATCGCCGCCGCAAGCATCGCCGGTTCGGACGAGGTCATGGATTACACTGCCGTGCCTTCCTGCATCTTCACCATGCCTGAAGTGGCCGCCGTGGGTCTGACCGAGGACCAGGCCCGGGATCGGGGTCTGGAGGTCAACGTCGGCAAGACCCCGTTCCTGGCCAATGGTCGGGCTCTGACCATGAACGAGACGGCTGGGTTCGCCAAGGTCGTGGCCGAGGCCGGAAGCGGCCGAATTCTCGGGGCCACCATCGTCGGCCCCAGAGCCACGGACCTGGTGGCCGAACCGGCCTTGGCCCTGGCCAACGGGCTCAAGACGGCGGACATCCTCCGGACCATCCATGCTCATCCGACCCTGGCCGAGGCCGTCCATGAGGCCGTTTCCGCCAGCATGAAACGCTGA
- a CDS encoding AEC family transporter translates to MGHVLLAVAPVFALILAGRLLERMRFPGPGFWPLSESLTYYVLLPALLVRGLSGRTMSPEYWILVFSLALAVLAMAVLLVLIRPLLRLSDPAFTSVFQGAIRPNTYIALSLAEALLGPDWMALSAAALLTLIPLVNVLSVACLTRFGSGRSGGWSRPLLEIARNPLILASAAGMVMNVMGLGLPRLADATLGILGQAALPMGLLAVGAGLRPADTKSHATPALLSSGLHLLALPVLAWTATGILQAPDAIQMTAILFTAVPVSVSSFILARQMGGDHEAMAAIITTQTILALGTLSPILYFLE, encoded by the coding sequence GTGGGACACGTCCTTCTGGCCGTCGCCCCGGTCTTTGCCCTCATCCTGGCCGGTCGGCTCCTGGAACGGATGCGCTTTCCAGGCCCGGGCTTCTGGCCCCTGTCCGAGAGCCTGACCTACTACGTCCTGCTGCCGGCCCTGCTCGTGCGAGGTCTGTCTGGCCGGACCATGTCTCCCGAATACTGGATTCTGGTCTTCAGTCTGGCTCTGGCCGTCCTGGCAATGGCCGTCCTGCTGGTCCTGATTCGGCCCCTTCTCCGACTGTCCGACCCGGCCTTCACTTCGGTCTTCCAGGGAGCCATCCGTCCCAACACATACATCGCCCTGTCTCTGGCCGAGGCCCTGCTCGGCCCAGACTGGATGGCCCTGTCCGCCGCAGCCCTGCTGACCCTCATCCCCCTGGTCAACGTCCTTTCCGTGGCCTGCCTGACCCGTTTCGGTTCCGGCCGTTCCGGCGGCTGGTCGCGGCCTCTACTTGAAATCGCCCGCAACCCTCTCATCCTGGCCAGTGCCGCCGGGATGGTCATGAACGTCATGGGCCTTGGCCTGCCAAGGCTGGCCGACGCCACCCTCGGCATTCTCGGACAAGCGGCCCTGCCCATGGGCCTTTTGGCCGTAGGCGCCGGGCTGCGTCCCGCAGACACCAAGTCCCACGCCACGCCGGCCCTGCTATCGTCCGGCCTGCACCTCCTGGCGCTACCCGTACTGGCCTGGACTGCAACCGGAATTCTCCAGGCCCCGGACGCGATTCAAATGACGGCTATTCTGTTCACGGCGGTGCCTGTATCCGTGTCCTCCTTCATCCTGGCCCGACAGATGGGAGGCGACCACGAGGCTATGGCCGCCATCATCACCACACAGACCATTCTGGCCCTGGGGACCCTGTCTCCGATTCTCTATTTCTTGGAGTGA
- a CDS encoding response regulator has product MNDDDRKRRILCVDDEDFNLAVLSGFIRRLGHEPVTAGSGEEAKEFLDESIDLVLSDVMMPGMDGFSLVEWIRTESPNPDVPVIMVTTLTEKGDRLRAVQAGANDYVTKPVDLVELRIRSDSLLKMKDSQDVVKLYQRHLEEMIEERTKSLHDTLKRLRTAHIEIINRLSVAAEFRDEDTASHINRMSHISGLLARKMGMTEYEVDTVLHASPMHDVGKIGVPDAILFKPGPLSPEEWVIMKRHTEFGGKILDGGDSDLLQLARVIALSHHEKWDGSGYPNGLKGEDIPLVGRICAVADVFDALMSERPYKKPFSLEKSLDIMRQGRGSHFDPRVLDAFLDNLDEALSIRHQFNEQ; this is encoded by the coding sequence ATGAACGATGATGATAGGAAGAGAAGAATACTGTGCGTGGACGACGAGGACTTCAACCTTGCCGTGCTGTCGGGATTCATCCGCAGGCTGGGACACGAGCCGGTCACGGCCGGATCGGGGGAGGAGGCCAAGGAATTTCTTGACGAGAGCATCGACCTGGTACTTTCGGATGTCATGATGCCGGGCATGGACGGATTCTCCCTGGTGGAGTGGATCCGGACCGAATCCCCCAATCCGGACGTGCCGGTGATCATGGTCACCACCCTGACCGAAAAGGGGGACAGGTTGCGGGCCGTGCAGGCCGGGGCCAACGACTACGTGACCAAGCCCGTGGATCTGGTCGAGCTACGCATCCGGTCCGATTCCCTGCTGAAGATGAAGGACTCCCAGGACGTGGTCAAGCTTTATCAGCGCCATCTCGAGGAGATGATCGAGGAGAGGACCAAATCCCTGCACGATACATTGAAGCGCCTGCGCACGGCCCACATCGAGATCATCAACCGCTTGTCGGTGGCGGCCGAGTTCCGGGACGAGGACACGGCCTCCCACATCAACCGAATGAGCCACATCTCAGGGCTGCTGGCCAGAAAAATGGGCATGACCGAGTACGAGGTGGACACGGTGCTTCATGCCAGTCCCATGCACGACGTGGGCAAGATCGGCGTGCCGGACGCGATTCTGTTCAAGCCCGGGCCCTTGTCGCCGGAGGAATGGGTGATCATGAAGCGCCATACCGAGTTCGGTGGAAAGATCCTTGATGGAGGCGATTCCGACCTGCTCCAGTTGGCCAGGGTCATCGCCCTGTCCCATCACGAGAAATGGGACGGATCGGGATACCCCAATGGGCTCAAGGGCGAGGACATTCCCCTTGTCGGGCGGATTTGCGCCGTGGCCGACGTCTTCGACGCCCTTATGAGCGAGCGTCCCTACAAGAAGCCGTTTTCTTTGGAGAAGTCCTTGGACATCATGCGCCAGGGCCGGGGAAGCCACTTCGACCCCCGGGTCTTGGATGCCTTCTTGGACAACCTCGACGAAGCCCTCTCGATCCGCCACCAATTCAACGAACAATGA